One stretch of Clavibacter californiensis DNA includes these proteins:
- a CDS encoding amino-acid N-acetyltransferase, translating to MSAEPVTAESVEPAAGIRVRRARTGDVPRIQQLVEPLVMEGILLGKDLVVLYENVQEFRVAVDASGEVVGCGALHVMWEDLGEIRTLAAAPHTRGTGVGHALLERLEDDARELGLSRLFCLTFEVGFFSRHGYHEVAESIIAQEIYYEMLRSHDEGIAEFLDLSRVKPNTLGNTRMLKAL from the coding sequence GTGAGCGCAGAGCCAGTCACCGCCGAGTCCGTGGAGCCCGCAGCCGGCATCCGCGTGCGACGCGCGCGCACCGGCGACGTGCCGCGGATCCAGCAGCTCGTCGAGCCGCTCGTTATGGAGGGCATCCTCCTCGGCAAGGACCTCGTCGTGCTCTACGAGAACGTGCAGGAGTTCCGGGTCGCGGTCGACGCGTCCGGCGAGGTCGTCGGCTGCGGCGCGCTGCACGTGATGTGGGAGGACCTCGGCGAGATCCGCACCCTCGCCGCCGCCCCGCACACCCGCGGCACCGGGGTCGGCCACGCGCTGCTCGAGCGCCTCGAGGACGACGCCCGCGAGCTCGGCCTCAGCCGCCTGTTCTGCCTGACCTTCGAGGTCGGCTTCTTCTCCCGCCACGGCTACCACGAGGTCGCCGAGTCGATCATCGCGCAGGAGATCTACTACGAGATGCTCCGCTCGCACGACGAGGGCATCGCCGAGTTCCTCGACCTCTCCCGCGTGAAGCCGAACACCCTCGGCAACACGCGCATGCTCAAGGCGCTCTGA
- a CDS encoding sensor histidine kinase gives MTLRRRLVLSVVGLLALASILIGTVSILALRTSLMQQVDQQLQATAARSQSFVDRDPDDYGSFPGAPGGLGAFGQQVGTISATIVDGVVVSGGYIADRDAAEGEPGGAGTVELTQVQSQKLQSVPTDGVPRTVDLGGALGSYRLIGETSSSGAIIVTGLPTKPADDVVEQLILVITVVAALTLALAAVLGAVIVRRALRPLDRVVDTATHVAALELDRGDVALEARVPASDTDERTEVGRVGAALNGLLGHVAAALASRQASEAKVRRFVSDASHELRTPLASIRGYAELTRRGPHQLPEDVTHSLSRIESESVRMTTIVEDLLLLARLDEGRELESDPVDLTRILLDTVGDASAAGPDHDWDLDLPDDSVSVPGDDARLRQVVVNLLANARTHTPAGTRVVASLAVEGAGPDAHAVIRVTDDGPGIPPALQESLFERFVRGDGSRARSTGGTGLGLAIAQAIVAAHHGAIWVESEPGRTVFGVRLPVERRAVDARAVADGASDRWAPPSGAPVADRPGPRPA, from the coding sequence ATGACCCTGCGCCGCCGGCTCGTCCTCAGCGTCGTGGGGCTGCTGGCGCTCGCGAGCATCCTCATCGGCACCGTGAGCATCCTGGCGCTGCGGACGTCGCTGATGCAGCAGGTCGACCAGCAGCTGCAGGCCACCGCGGCGCGGTCGCAGAGCTTCGTCGACCGGGATCCGGACGACTACGGCAGCTTCCCCGGGGCGCCCGGTGGACTCGGCGCGTTCGGGCAGCAGGTCGGCACGATCAGCGCGACCATCGTCGACGGCGTCGTCGTCTCGGGCGGGTACATCGCCGACCGTGACGCCGCCGAGGGCGAGCCGGGTGGCGCCGGCACGGTGGAGCTCACGCAGGTGCAGAGCCAGAAGCTGCAGAGCGTGCCCACGGACGGGGTCCCGCGCACGGTCGACCTGGGCGGTGCGCTCGGCAGCTACCGGCTCATCGGCGAGACCTCGTCGTCGGGCGCCATCATCGTCACCGGCCTGCCGACGAAGCCCGCCGACGACGTGGTGGAGCAGCTCATCCTCGTGATCACCGTGGTCGCCGCCCTCACGCTGGCGCTCGCCGCGGTGCTCGGCGCCGTCATCGTGCGGCGCGCCCTGCGGCCGCTCGACCGGGTCGTCGACACGGCGACCCACGTGGCCGCCCTCGAGCTGGACCGCGGCGACGTCGCGCTCGAGGCGCGCGTGCCCGCATCCGACACCGACGAGCGCACTGAGGTCGGCCGCGTGGGTGCCGCGCTCAACGGCCTGCTCGGCCACGTCGCCGCGGCGCTGGCGTCGCGGCAGGCGAGCGAGGCCAAGGTGCGGCGGTTCGTGTCGGACGCGAGCCACGAGCTGCGCACGCCGCTCGCCTCCATCCGCGGTTACGCCGAGCTGACTCGCCGCGGGCCGCACCAGCTGCCCGAGGACGTGACGCACTCGCTGTCGCGCATCGAGTCGGAGTCGGTGCGCATGACCACGATCGTCGAGGACCTCCTGCTCCTCGCGCGCCTCGACGAGGGGCGCGAGCTGGAGTCGGATCCGGTCGACCTCACGCGCATCCTCCTCGACACGGTCGGCGACGCGAGCGCGGCGGGCCCGGACCACGACTGGGACCTCGACCTGCCGGACGATTCCGTGAGCGTCCCCGGCGACGATGCGCGGCTCCGCCAGGTGGTCGTCAACCTGCTCGCGAACGCCCGCACGCACACCCCGGCCGGGACGCGCGTGGTCGCGTCGCTCGCGGTGGAGGGCGCGGGTCCGGATGCGCACGCCGTCATCCGCGTGACCGACGACGGACCCGGCATCCCGCCCGCCTTGCAGGAGTCCCTGTTCGAGCGCTTCGTGCGCGGCGACGGATCCCGGGCCCGCTCCACCGGCGGCACGGGCCTCGGTCTCGCGATCGCGCAGGCGATCGTCGCGGCGCACCACGGCGCCATCTGGGTGGAGTCGGAGCCGGGCCGCACGGTCTTCGGGGTGCGGCTGCCGGTGGAGCGGCGCGCGGTGGATGCGCGGGCCGTCGCCGATGGAGCGTCCGACCGCTGGGCGCCGCCGTCGGGCGCGCCTGTCGCCGATCGCCCTGGGCCGCGCCCGGCGTGA
- a CDS encoding response regulator transcription factor, with product MMDPVTTATPSGFQPAAAPQPRLTRADGSPIRVLVVDDEASLTDLLQMALRYEGWQIRTAENGHQALAAAREFKPDAVVLDIMLPDLDGLQVLSRLRADAEDIPVLFLTAKDSLDDRLAGLTAGGDDYVTKPFSLEEVVARLRGLIRRSTLVVSDSVDPVIRVGDLTLDEDSHEVARAGDPIELTATEFELLRYLMRNPRRVLSKLQILDRVWSYDFGGKSSVVEIYISYLRRKIDAGRSPMIHTVRGSGYMLKAAE from the coding sequence ATGATGGATCCCGTGACCACCGCAACGCCCTCCGGCTTCCAGCCCGCCGCCGCCCCGCAGCCCCGCCTCACCCGCGCCGACGGGTCGCCCATCCGGGTGCTCGTCGTCGACGACGAGGCGTCCCTGACCGACCTGCTCCAGATGGCGCTCCGCTACGAGGGCTGGCAGATCCGCACGGCCGAGAACGGGCACCAGGCGCTCGCCGCCGCGCGCGAGTTCAAGCCCGACGCCGTGGTGCTCGACATCATGCTGCCCGACCTCGACGGCCTCCAGGTGCTGTCGCGGCTGCGCGCCGACGCCGAGGACATCCCCGTGCTCTTCCTCACCGCCAAGGACTCGCTCGACGACCGGCTCGCCGGCCTCACCGCGGGCGGCGACGACTACGTGACCAAGCCGTTCAGCCTGGAGGAGGTCGTGGCCCGGCTGCGCGGCCTCATCCGCCGCTCGACGCTCGTGGTGAGCGACAGCGTCGACCCGGTGATCCGCGTCGGCGACCTCACCCTCGACGAGGACAGCCACGAGGTCGCGCGCGCCGGCGACCCCATCGAGCTCACCGCCACCGAGTTCGAGCTGCTGCGCTATCTGATGCGCAACCCGCGCCGCGTGCTGAGCAAGCTGCAGATCCTCGACCGGGTGTGGAGCTACGACTTCGGCGGCAAGTCGAGCGTGGTCGAGATCTACATCTCCTACCTGCGGCGCAAGATCGACGCCGGCCGTAGCCCGATGATCCACACGGTGCGCGGCAGCGGCTACATGCTCAAGGCCGCGGAGTGA